The Lactuca sativa cultivar Salinas chromosome 2, Lsat_Salinas_v11, whole genome shotgun sequence genome includes a window with the following:
- the LOC111909683 gene encoding protein HASTY 1 isoform X3, which produces MVCMMLRWLPEDITVHNEDLEGDRRRLLLRGLTESLPEILPLLYTLLERHFGAAMTEAGRQQLEVAKQHAATVTATLNAINAYAEWAPVPYLSKYGTIHGCGFLLSSPDFRLHACEFFKLVSSRRRPADADSDFDSAMSSILVILMNVSTEFLRVSETNSGIISDSDFEFAESICESLVSFGSTNLQCITGDSEILSLYLQKMVQYFRHYKIELHYQSLVFLLALVRDSLSKPKTVGDGSVDNLAPGSGQTDNHKRKILPFVNDEICSIMLDISFQRMLKKEKSNPGNELAVLELWSDDVEGMGDFGQYRAKLLELVRLIASFKPLITITKVSDRIIMIIKSLLLSPLPSQNLTILESMQLAVENVLGAVFDGQNDENGSASDAQLASCRILEGLLQQLLSLKWSEPELVEVLGHYLEALGPFLKYYPDAVESVIKKLFELLTSLPIAVKDPATSRSRHARLHICTAFIRLAKTADTRLLPHMKGIADMVSYLQKEGQLLRGEHNLFGESFLIIASAAGPQQQQEVMTWLLEPLSSQWTQIEWQNMYLSDPSGLVKLCGETQFMWSLFHTVTFFEKALKRSGVKKGNLNVNNSTPSHPLASHLPWMLPPLLKLLRAMHSLWSPSVTQLLPGEIKSAMIMTDAERTSLLGESTKMPKGTITFTDGLQNTKDGNPEPNETDIRNWLKGIRDSGYNVLGLSTTVGDSFFRCMDIEAIDLALVENIQSMEFRHIRQLVHSILIPLVKNCPSDLWDIWLKRLMYPLLVYSHQALRISWSGLLDEGRAKVPDFNGVLGGSDLKVEVMEEKLLRGLTREISTLLSVLGGPGLNPGLNSEQSSKDSNVVSTSLVGFLLKNKDIAVPMLSLCLDAFRWTDGESTIKVASFCGAVVNLAMLTDNVELRQFVCKDLFSGIIQGLALESNAFTSADLVSLCREIFVNFCKDDPTPRQILLSLPCITPQDLLAFEEALGKTSSLKEQKQLMRSLLLVGTGNQLKALAVQKSVNVITNVVARPRSSISASDSRTEDGGAIGLAAIM; this is translated from the exons ATGGTGTGTATGATGCTGAGGTGGCTTCCTGAAGATATCACTGTTCATAACGAAGACTTAGAAG GTGATCGACGTAGACTGTTGTTACGTGGGTTAACTGAATCTTTGCCTGAAATCCTTCCATTGTTGTATACA TTATTAGAAAGACACTTTGGAGCTGCCATGACTGAAGCAGGTAGGCAACAACTTGAAGTTGCAAAGCAGCATGCAGCTACAGTAACAGCTACTCTTAATGCCATCAATGCATATGCTGAATGGGCCCCAGTGCCTTATCTTTCAAAATATGGCACAATCCATGG TTGTGGCTTTCTACTATCTTCTCCTGATTTCCGACTTCATGCGTGTGAGTTTTTCAAGCTCGTGTCCTCTAG GAGGAGACCTGCTGATGCAGATTCTGATTTTGATTCTGCAATGAGCAGCATTCTTGTCATATTGATGAATGTATCTACAGAGTTTTTACGGGTATCAGAGACAAATTCTGGCATTATTAGTGATAGTGACTTTGAGTTTGCAGAGTCTATATGTGAAAGTTTGGTGTCTTTTGGTTCTACAAACTTGCAATGCATCACTGGTGATAGTGAAATACTATCTCTCTATTTACAAAAG ATGGTGCAGTATTTCAGACATTATAAGATCGAGCTTCACTATCAGTCCCTTGTATTTTTACTG GCATTAGTGAGAGATTCACTCTCGAAGCCAAAGACAGTTGGAGATGGGTCAGTTGACAATCTTGCCCCTGGTTCAGGGCAGACTGATAATCATAAAAGAAAGATCTTACCTTTTGTAAATGATGAGATATGTAGCATCATGTTGGATATATCTTTTCAGAGAATGCTTAAAAAAGAAAAATCTAACCCTGGAAATGAACTTGCTGTATTGGAATTATGGAGTGATGACGTGGAGGGCATGGGAGATTTTGGCCAATATCGTGCAAAGCTG CTGGAATTGGTTCGACTTATTGCTTCTTTCAAACCTCTTATAACCATTACCAAAGTTTCAGACAGAATCATTATGATCATTAAGAGCCTTCTTCTTTCCCCACTGCCTTCTCAG AATTTAACTATACTAGAAAGCATGCAACTTGCTGTGGAGAATGTTTTGGGAGCTGTTTTTGATGGTCAAAATGATGAGAATGGGAGTGCTTCTGATGCTCAACTTGCTTCTTGCAGAATTCTAGAAG GTCTACTTCAACAACTTCTTTCTTTGAAATGGAGTGAACCTGAATTAGTTGAAGTTCTTGGGCACTATTTAGAAGCACTGGGACCCTTCTTGAAGTATTATCCGGATGCTGTTGAAAGTGTTATCAAGAAACTCTTTGAGCTCCTAACCTCATTGCCAATAGCTGTCAAG GATCCTGCAACTAGTAGATCTAGACATGCAAGATTACATATTTGCACAGCCTTTATACGATTGGCCAAAACTGCTGACACACGTCTTTTGCCTCACATGAAG GGCATAGCAGACATGGTGTCATATCTGCAAAAAGAAGGTCAATTACTTCGTGGTGAACACAATCTTTTTGGTGAATCATTTCTCATTATCGCATCTGCAGCTGG ACCTCAACAGCAGCAAGAAGTTATGACCTGGTTGCTTGAGCCTTTAAGCAGTCAATGGACACAAATCGAGTGGCAAAACATGTATTTATCCGATCCATCAGGCCTGGTTAAATTGTGTGGTGAAACACAGTTTATGTGGTCATTATTTCACACTGTAACTTTCTTTGAAAAAGCACTTAAAAGAAGTGGGGTTAAAAAAGGAAATCTGAATGTTAATAATTCTACTCCTTCTCATCCTTTGGCTTCTCATCTCCCATGGATGCTCCCACCTCTTCTCAAA CTTCTTCGTGCTATGCATTCTCTTTGGTCGCCATCTGTCACTCAATTGTTACCTGGAGAAATAAAGTCTGCTATGATCATGACTGATGCCGAACGAACAAGTCTTCTTGGTGAAAGTACGAAAATGCCCAAGGGTACAATAACTTTCACTGATGGCTTGCAAAACACAAAAGACGGAAATCCAGAACCAAACGAAACCGATATCCGAAACTGGTTAAAGGGTATCCGAGATAGCGG GTATAATGTACTGGGTCTATCAACAACAGTTGGAGACTCGTTTTTCAGATGCATGGATATTGAAGCGATTGACTTAGCACTGGTTGAGAATATTCAGTCAATGGAGTTCAGACATATAAGACAACTTGTTCATTCGATTTTGATCCCATTAGTGAAAAACTGTCCTTCTGATCTGTGGGACATATGGTTAAAAAGACTAATGTACCCTCTTCTTGTATATTCTCATCAAGCTCTTAGAATCTCATGGTCTGGTCTCTTGGATGAAGGGCGAGCAAAAGTTCCAGATTTTAATGGAGTTTTAGGTGGATCTGATTTGAAAGTTGAAGTAATGGAAGAAAAGTTACTCCGTGGCTTAACCCGTGAGATTTCAACTCTCCTTTCAGTTTTGGGGGGCCCAGGGTTGAACCCTGGGCTCAATTCTGAACAGTCTTCTAAAGATTCTAATGTCGTGTCAACCTCTTTAGTTGG GTTTCTTTTGAAGAACAAGGATATAGCTGTTCCGATGTTGAGTTTGTGTTTAGATGCTTTTAGATGGACGGATGGTGAGTCGACTATTAAGGTTGCATCCTTCTGTGGGGCTGTGGTCAACCTAGCTATGTTGACCGATAATGTTGAGCTTCGACAATTTGTTTGTAAAGATCTTTTTTCGGGGATAATTCAAGGTTTAGCACTCGAGTCAAATGCTTTTACTAGTGCTGACCTTGTTAGTCTGTGTCGAGAAATATTTGTAAACTTTTGCAAGGACGACCCTACACCCAGACAA ATTTTGCTGTCACTTCCTTGCATTACGCCTCAAGATCTGTTGGCATTTGAAGAAGCATTGGGGAAGACGAGTAGTCTTAAGGAACAAAAGCAGCTTATGAGAAGCTTGCTGTTGGTAGGTACTGGGAACCAGTTGAAAGCACTTGCTGTTCAAAAAAGTGTGAACGTAATCACTAATGTTGTAG CAAGACCACGAAGCTCAATATCTGCCTCAGATTCCAGAACTGAAGATGGAGGTGCAATCGGTTTGGCTGCTATTATGTAG
- the LOC111909683 gene encoding protein HASTY 1 isoform X1 encodes MDSSGTASDVARAIVAALGWSSSSDDRKSAMSYLESVKSGDVRVLASTSFLLVKKDWPSEVRLHAFKLLQHLVRLRWEELSPEERREFAKVSMDLMNEIANSSGEWALKSQTAALIAEIVRREGVSLWQELVPSLVALSNSGPTHAEMVCMMLRWLPEDITVHNEDLEGDRRRLLLRGLTESLPEILPLLYTLLERHFGAAMTEAGRQQLEVAKQHAATVTATLNAINAYAEWAPVPYLSKYGTIHGCGFLLSSPDFRLHACEFFKLVSSRRRPADADSDFDSAMSSILVILMNVSTEFLRVSETNSGIISDSDFEFAESICESLVSFGSTNLQCITGDSEILSLYLQKMVQYFRHYKIELHYQSLVFLLALVRDSLSKPKTVGDGSVDNLAPGSGQTDNHKRKILPFVNDEICSIMLDISFQRMLKKEKSNPGNELAVLELWSDDVEGMGDFGQYRAKLLELVRLIASFKPLITITKVSDRIIMIIKSLLLSPLPSQNLTILESMQLAVENVLGAVFDGQNDENGSASDAQLASCRILEGLLQQLLSLKWSEPELVEVLGHYLEALGPFLKYYPDAVESVIKKLFELLTSLPIAVKDPATSRSRHARLHICTAFIRLAKTADTRLLPHMKGIADMVSYLQKEGQLLRGEHNLFGESFLIIASAAGPQQQQEVMTWLLEPLSSQWTQIEWQNMYLSDPSGLVKLCGETQFMWSLFHTVTFFEKALKRSGVKKGNLNVNNSTPSHPLASHLPWMLPPLLKLLRAMHSLWSPSVTQLLPGEIKSAMIMTDAERTSLLGESTKMPKGTITFTDGLQNTKDGNPEPNETDIRNWLKGIRDSGYNVLGLSTTVGDSFFRCMDIEAIDLALVENIQSMEFRHIRQLVHSILIPLVKNCPSDLWDIWLKRLMYPLLVYSHQALRISWSGLLDEGRAKVPDFNGVLGGSDLKVEVMEEKLLRGLTREISTLLSVLGGPGLNPGLNSEQSSKDSNVVSTSLVGFLLKNKDIAVPMLSLCLDAFRWTDGESTIKVASFCGAVVNLAMLTDNVELRQFVCKDLFSGIIQGLALESNAFTSADLVSLCREIFVNFCKDDPTPRQILLSLPCITPQDLLAFEEALGKTSSLKEQKQLMRSLLLVGTGNQLKALAVQKSVNVITNVVARPRSSISASDSRTEDGGAIGLAAIM; translated from the exons ATGGACAGCAGTGGTACAGCGAGCGATGTTGCCCGAGCTATCGTCGCCGCCCTTGGCTGGAGCTCTTCGTCCGACGATCGCAAATCGGCTATGTCGTACTTAGAATCT GTAAAATCTGGGGATGTTCGTGTTTTGGCAAGCACATCATTTCTTTTAGTCAAGAAAGATTGGCCTTCTGAAGTTCGTCTGCATGCATTCAAATTATTGCAG CATCTAGTGCGACTAAGATGGGAAGAATTGAGCCCTGAAGAAAGACGAGAATTTGCAAAAGTTTCTATGGATTTAATGAACGAAATTGCAAACAGTTCTGGAGAGTGGGCTCTAAAAAGTCAAACAGCTGCTCTAATTGCTGAG ATAGTCAGGAGAGAAGGCGTAAGTCTATGGCAAGAACTTGTTCCATCTCTAGTAGCTCTTTCCAACTCTGGCCCCACACAT GCTGAGATGGTGTGTATGATGCTGAGGTGGCTTCCTGAAGATATCACTGTTCATAACGAAGACTTAGAAG GTGATCGACGTAGACTGTTGTTACGTGGGTTAACTGAATCTTTGCCTGAAATCCTTCCATTGTTGTATACA TTATTAGAAAGACACTTTGGAGCTGCCATGACTGAAGCAGGTAGGCAACAACTTGAAGTTGCAAAGCAGCATGCAGCTACAGTAACAGCTACTCTTAATGCCATCAATGCATATGCTGAATGGGCCCCAGTGCCTTATCTTTCAAAATATGGCACAATCCATGG TTGTGGCTTTCTACTATCTTCTCCTGATTTCCGACTTCATGCGTGTGAGTTTTTCAAGCTCGTGTCCTCTAG GAGGAGACCTGCTGATGCAGATTCTGATTTTGATTCTGCAATGAGCAGCATTCTTGTCATATTGATGAATGTATCTACAGAGTTTTTACGGGTATCAGAGACAAATTCTGGCATTATTAGTGATAGTGACTTTGAGTTTGCAGAGTCTATATGTGAAAGTTTGGTGTCTTTTGGTTCTACAAACTTGCAATGCATCACTGGTGATAGTGAAATACTATCTCTCTATTTACAAAAG ATGGTGCAGTATTTCAGACATTATAAGATCGAGCTTCACTATCAGTCCCTTGTATTTTTACTG GCATTAGTGAGAGATTCACTCTCGAAGCCAAAGACAGTTGGAGATGGGTCAGTTGACAATCTTGCCCCTGGTTCAGGGCAGACTGATAATCATAAAAGAAAGATCTTACCTTTTGTAAATGATGAGATATGTAGCATCATGTTGGATATATCTTTTCAGAGAATGCTTAAAAAAGAAAAATCTAACCCTGGAAATGAACTTGCTGTATTGGAATTATGGAGTGATGACGTGGAGGGCATGGGAGATTTTGGCCAATATCGTGCAAAGCTG CTGGAATTGGTTCGACTTATTGCTTCTTTCAAACCTCTTATAACCATTACCAAAGTTTCAGACAGAATCATTATGATCATTAAGAGCCTTCTTCTTTCCCCACTGCCTTCTCAG AATTTAACTATACTAGAAAGCATGCAACTTGCTGTGGAGAATGTTTTGGGAGCTGTTTTTGATGGTCAAAATGATGAGAATGGGAGTGCTTCTGATGCTCAACTTGCTTCTTGCAGAATTCTAGAAG GTCTACTTCAACAACTTCTTTCTTTGAAATGGAGTGAACCTGAATTAGTTGAAGTTCTTGGGCACTATTTAGAAGCACTGGGACCCTTCTTGAAGTATTATCCGGATGCTGTTGAAAGTGTTATCAAGAAACTCTTTGAGCTCCTAACCTCATTGCCAATAGCTGTCAAG GATCCTGCAACTAGTAGATCTAGACATGCAAGATTACATATTTGCACAGCCTTTATACGATTGGCCAAAACTGCTGACACACGTCTTTTGCCTCACATGAAG GGCATAGCAGACATGGTGTCATATCTGCAAAAAGAAGGTCAATTACTTCGTGGTGAACACAATCTTTTTGGTGAATCATTTCTCATTATCGCATCTGCAGCTGG ACCTCAACAGCAGCAAGAAGTTATGACCTGGTTGCTTGAGCCTTTAAGCAGTCAATGGACACAAATCGAGTGGCAAAACATGTATTTATCCGATCCATCAGGCCTGGTTAAATTGTGTGGTGAAACACAGTTTATGTGGTCATTATTTCACACTGTAACTTTCTTTGAAAAAGCACTTAAAAGAAGTGGGGTTAAAAAAGGAAATCTGAATGTTAATAATTCTACTCCTTCTCATCCTTTGGCTTCTCATCTCCCATGGATGCTCCCACCTCTTCTCAAA CTTCTTCGTGCTATGCATTCTCTTTGGTCGCCATCTGTCACTCAATTGTTACCTGGAGAAATAAAGTCTGCTATGATCATGACTGATGCCGAACGAACAAGTCTTCTTGGTGAAAGTACGAAAATGCCCAAGGGTACAATAACTTTCACTGATGGCTTGCAAAACACAAAAGACGGAAATCCAGAACCAAACGAAACCGATATCCGAAACTGGTTAAAGGGTATCCGAGATAGCGG GTATAATGTACTGGGTCTATCAACAACAGTTGGAGACTCGTTTTTCAGATGCATGGATATTGAAGCGATTGACTTAGCACTGGTTGAGAATATTCAGTCAATGGAGTTCAGACATATAAGACAACTTGTTCATTCGATTTTGATCCCATTAGTGAAAAACTGTCCTTCTGATCTGTGGGACATATGGTTAAAAAGACTAATGTACCCTCTTCTTGTATATTCTCATCAAGCTCTTAGAATCTCATGGTCTGGTCTCTTGGATGAAGGGCGAGCAAAAGTTCCAGATTTTAATGGAGTTTTAGGTGGATCTGATTTGAAAGTTGAAGTAATGGAAGAAAAGTTACTCCGTGGCTTAACCCGTGAGATTTCAACTCTCCTTTCAGTTTTGGGGGGCCCAGGGTTGAACCCTGGGCTCAATTCTGAACAGTCTTCTAAAGATTCTAATGTCGTGTCAACCTCTTTAGTTGG GTTTCTTTTGAAGAACAAGGATATAGCTGTTCCGATGTTGAGTTTGTGTTTAGATGCTTTTAGATGGACGGATGGTGAGTCGACTATTAAGGTTGCATCCTTCTGTGGGGCTGTGGTCAACCTAGCTATGTTGACCGATAATGTTGAGCTTCGACAATTTGTTTGTAAAGATCTTTTTTCGGGGATAATTCAAGGTTTAGCACTCGAGTCAAATGCTTTTACTAGTGCTGACCTTGTTAGTCTGTGTCGAGAAATATTTGTAAACTTTTGCAAGGACGACCCTACACCCAGACAA ATTTTGCTGTCACTTCCTTGCATTACGCCTCAAGATCTGTTGGCATTTGAAGAAGCATTGGGGAAGACGAGTAGTCTTAAGGAACAAAAGCAGCTTATGAGAAGCTTGCTGTTGGTAGGTACTGGGAACCAGTTGAAAGCACTTGCTGTTCAAAAAAGTGTGAACGTAATCACTAATGTTGTAG CAAGACCACGAAGCTCAATATCTGCCTCAGATTCCAGAACTGAAGATGGAGGTGCAATCGGTTTGGCTGCTATTATGTAG
- the LOC111909683 gene encoding protein HASTY 1 isoform X2: protein MDLMNEIANSSGEWALKSQTAALIAEIVRREGVSLWQELVPSLVALSNSGPTHAEMVCMMLRWLPEDITVHNEDLEGDRRRLLLRGLTESLPEILPLLYTLLERHFGAAMTEAGRQQLEVAKQHAATVTATLNAINAYAEWAPVPYLSKYGTIHGCGFLLSSPDFRLHACEFFKLVSSRRRPADADSDFDSAMSSILVILMNVSTEFLRVSETNSGIISDSDFEFAESICESLVSFGSTNLQCITGDSEILSLYLQKMVQYFRHYKIELHYQSLVFLLALVRDSLSKPKTVGDGSVDNLAPGSGQTDNHKRKILPFVNDEICSIMLDISFQRMLKKEKSNPGNELAVLELWSDDVEGMGDFGQYRAKLLELVRLIASFKPLITITKVSDRIIMIIKSLLLSPLPSQNLTILESMQLAVENVLGAVFDGQNDENGSASDAQLASCRILEGLLQQLLSLKWSEPELVEVLGHYLEALGPFLKYYPDAVESVIKKLFELLTSLPIAVKDPATSRSRHARLHICTAFIRLAKTADTRLLPHMKGIADMVSYLQKEGQLLRGEHNLFGESFLIIASAAGPQQQQEVMTWLLEPLSSQWTQIEWQNMYLSDPSGLVKLCGETQFMWSLFHTVTFFEKALKRSGVKKGNLNVNNSTPSHPLASHLPWMLPPLLKLLRAMHSLWSPSVTQLLPGEIKSAMIMTDAERTSLLGESTKMPKGTITFTDGLQNTKDGNPEPNETDIRNWLKGIRDSGYNVLGLSTTVGDSFFRCMDIEAIDLALVENIQSMEFRHIRQLVHSILIPLVKNCPSDLWDIWLKRLMYPLLVYSHQALRISWSGLLDEGRAKVPDFNGVLGGSDLKVEVMEEKLLRGLTREISTLLSVLGGPGLNPGLNSEQSSKDSNVVSTSLVGFLLKNKDIAVPMLSLCLDAFRWTDGESTIKVASFCGAVVNLAMLTDNVELRQFVCKDLFSGIIQGLALESNAFTSADLVSLCREIFVNFCKDDPTPRQILLSLPCITPQDLLAFEEALGKTSSLKEQKQLMRSLLLVGTGNQLKALAVQKSVNVITNVVARPRSSISASDSRTEDGGAIGLAAIM, encoded by the exons ATGGATTTAATGAACGAAATTGCAAACAGTTCTGGAGAGTGGGCTCTAAAAAGTCAAACAGCTGCTCTAATTGCTGAG ATAGTCAGGAGAGAAGGCGTAAGTCTATGGCAAGAACTTGTTCCATCTCTAGTAGCTCTTTCCAACTCTGGCCCCACACAT GCTGAGATGGTGTGTATGATGCTGAGGTGGCTTCCTGAAGATATCACTGTTCATAACGAAGACTTAGAAG GTGATCGACGTAGACTGTTGTTACGTGGGTTAACTGAATCTTTGCCTGAAATCCTTCCATTGTTGTATACA TTATTAGAAAGACACTTTGGAGCTGCCATGACTGAAGCAGGTAGGCAACAACTTGAAGTTGCAAAGCAGCATGCAGCTACAGTAACAGCTACTCTTAATGCCATCAATGCATATGCTGAATGGGCCCCAGTGCCTTATCTTTCAAAATATGGCACAATCCATGG TTGTGGCTTTCTACTATCTTCTCCTGATTTCCGACTTCATGCGTGTGAGTTTTTCAAGCTCGTGTCCTCTAG GAGGAGACCTGCTGATGCAGATTCTGATTTTGATTCTGCAATGAGCAGCATTCTTGTCATATTGATGAATGTATCTACAGAGTTTTTACGGGTATCAGAGACAAATTCTGGCATTATTAGTGATAGTGACTTTGAGTTTGCAGAGTCTATATGTGAAAGTTTGGTGTCTTTTGGTTCTACAAACTTGCAATGCATCACTGGTGATAGTGAAATACTATCTCTCTATTTACAAAAG ATGGTGCAGTATTTCAGACATTATAAGATCGAGCTTCACTATCAGTCCCTTGTATTTTTACTG GCATTAGTGAGAGATTCACTCTCGAAGCCAAAGACAGTTGGAGATGGGTCAGTTGACAATCTTGCCCCTGGTTCAGGGCAGACTGATAATCATAAAAGAAAGATCTTACCTTTTGTAAATGATGAGATATGTAGCATCATGTTGGATATATCTTTTCAGAGAATGCTTAAAAAAGAAAAATCTAACCCTGGAAATGAACTTGCTGTATTGGAATTATGGAGTGATGACGTGGAGGGCATGGGAGATTTTGGCCAATATCGTGCAAAGCTG CTGGAATTGGTTCGACTTATTGCTTCTTTCAAACCTCTTATAACCATTACCAAAGTTTCAGACAGAATCATTATGATCATTAAGAGCCTTCTTCTTTCCCCACTGCCTTCTCAG AATTTAACTATACTAGAAAGCATGCAACTTGCTGTGGAGAATGTTTTGGGAGCTGTTTTTGATGGTCAAAATGATGAGAATGGGAGTGCTTCTGATGCTCAACTTGCTTCTTGCAGAATTCTAGAAG GTCTACTTCAACAACTTCTTTCTTTGAAATGGAGTGAACCTGAATTAGTTGAAGTTCTTGGGCACTATTTAGAAGCACTGGGACCCTTCTTGAAGTATTATCCGGATGCTGTTGAAAGTGTTATCAAGAAACTCTTTGAGCTCCTAACCTCATTGCCAATAGCTGTCAAG GATCCTGCAACTAGTAGATCTAGACATGCAAGATTACATATTTGCACAGCCTTTATACGATTGGCCAAAACTGCTGACACACGTCTTTTGCCTCACATGAAG GGCATAGCAGACATGGTGTCATATCTGCAAAAAGAAGGTCAATTACTTCGTGGTGAACACAATCTTTTTGGTGAATCATTTCTCATTATCGCATCTGCAGCTGG ACCTCAACAGCAGCAAGAAGTTATGACCTGGTTGCTTGAGCCTTTAAGCAGTCAATGGACACAAATCGAGTGGCAAAACATGTATTTATCCGATCCATCAGGCCTGGTTAAATTGTGTGGTGAAACACAGTTTATGTGGTCATTATTTCACACTGTAACTTTCTTTGAAAAAGCACTTAAAAGAAGTGGGGTTAAAAAAGGAAATCTGAATGTTAATAATTCTACTCCTTCTCATCCTTTGGCTTCTCATCTCCCATGGATGCTCCCACCTCTTCTCAAA CTTCTTCGTGCTATGCATTCTCTTTGGTCGCCATCTGTCACTCAATTGTTACCTGGAGAAATAAAGTCTGCTATGATCATGACTGATGCCGAACGAACAAGTCTTCTTGGTGAAAGTACGAAAATGCCCAAGGGTACAATAACTTTCACTGATGGCTTGCAAAACACAAAAGACGGAAATCCAGAACCAAACGAAACCGATATCCGAAACTGGTTAAAGGGTATCCGAGATAGCGG GTATAATGTACTGGGTCTATCAACAACAGTTGGAGACTCGTTTTTCAGATGCATGGATATTGAAGCGATTGACTTAGCACTGGTTGAGAATATTCAGTCAATGGAGTTCAGACATATAAGACAACTTGTTCATTCGATTTTGATCCCATTAGTGAAAAACTGTCCTTCTGATCTGTGGGACATATGGTTAAAAAGACTAATGTACCCTCTTCTTGTATATTCTCATCAAGCTCTTAGAATCTCATGGTCTGGTCTCTTGGATGAAGGGCGAGCAAAAGTTCCAGATTTTAATGGAGTTTTAGGTGGATCTGATTTGAAAGTTGAAGTAATGGAAGAAAAGTTACTCCGTGGCTTAACCCGTGAGATTTCAACTCTCCTTTCAGTTTTGGGGGGCCCAGGGTTGAACCCTGGGCTCAATTCTGAACAGTCTTCTAAAGATTCTAATGTCGTGTCAACCTCTTTAGTTGG GTTTCTTTTGAAGAACAAGGATATAGCTGTTCCGATGTTGAGTTTGTGTTTAGATGCTTTTAGATGGACGGATGGTGAGTCGACTATTAAGGTTGCATCCTTCTGTGGGGCTGTGGTCAACCTAGCTATGTTGACCGATAATGTTGAGCTTCGACAATTTGTTTGTAAAGATCTTTTTTCGGGGATAATTCAAGGTTTAGCACTCGAGTCAAATGCTTTTACTAGTGCTGACCTTGTTAGTCTGTGTCGAGAAATATTTGTAAACTTTTGCAAGGACGACCCTACACCCAGACAA ATTTTGCTGTCACTTCCTTGCATTACGCCTCAAGATCTGTTGGCATTTGAAGAAGCATTGGGGAAGACGAGTAGTCTTAAGGAACAAAAGCAGCTTATGAGAAGCTTGCTGTTGGTAGGTACTGGGAACCAGTTGAAAGCACTTGCTGTTCAAAAAAGTGTGAACGTAATCACTAATGTTGTAG CAAGACCACGAAGCTCAATATCTGCCTCAGATTCCAGAACTGAAGATGGAGGTGCAATCGGTTTGGCTGCTATTATGTAG